Below is a window of Sylvia atricapilla isolate bSylAtr1 chromosome 17, bSylAtr1.pri, whole genome shotgun sequence DNA.
AAGAGCTCTGTGTTGCTGAGTGGCCAGGAAAGATCTGCTCAGGAATGAGATCCATGTGATTGCTATCGAGCtgctgggaatggcagggaaTGATCATCACTGGATGTTTGTCTAACCCAGGCTCAGAAAAAtccaccaggagcagcacagggagcattGATCCCCCAGGGTGGCTGAGAGATCTCCCAAGGCTTCTTGGGAGCTGAAACTTCCCTTTCAAAGGTTTTGTGAACCTTGTTaagcagagccagagctctgggagccatctgcagcacagcaaaactTCCCAGAGGAGCACAAGATAATGCATTTAACTCCCCTTGCTTTAGTTACATGAGCAagtggaaatataaaataactcTGCCAACCTGGGTGCAGCAGCAGACAAGGCCTGGGGCTTCTTAATTTGGCACCAAGATCCCCCAGGAACTTGGATTAGAAGGGTCGAGTGCTTTTCCCCTGCTTCCTTTCAGCTGGCTGAAAGCATGTGATTCTTCCATCTACTAAACAAATTAAAGAAGCCCAGTATCGTCTGATTTGGTGTCCGTATTTGCCTCCGTGCAAAATTGACTCGATGTGTTCGATAGATGCTGCTGAATTTATAAGGGGCTTTTCTATTAATCTGTTCAGAGCAGTAATTACAGCACATGGATAATCACATCGGTAATTGTGAGAGGCTGAACGTGAGCGGTGCAGCTCACACAGAAAGTGTTTATTGGAGCTCTCCCAGCGGCCCCGCTGGATTTTGGCTGGGGCTGCCATGAGCACAGGGCGCTGATGAGCTGCTCATTAGCAAAGCTCATTAAAATTACACCGGGGGAAGGAAATGGGGCGGTTGTATGTGAGCGAGGAGCCGCTGTCAAGAAACCCAGTCTCGAAGCCTTTATCTCGTTCCCTGGCAAACGCGAGCGCTCCCGATCTGCCCGAATTCACCCCAAAAATTAAGCTACGGCCCGGACGAGGCGGCCCCCGGAACCAAAGAGCGCGGTCCGGCtgccgcccggccccgcgcacGGCGGACAGAGGCGGGAGGCggccggcgcggccccggcggcgggagCCCCGCTCGGGGCGGCGGGACCCGGCCCGGTGAGTCCCCGATCCCTCCCGCTCCTCTTAcctgcggcggggccgggccgggccggctGAGGACACCGGAGAAGGGGGACCGGGGGGGGCATGAGCgctgcggcggggccggggggcggaTAAAGAGCTGCGCACTTAAAGGGGCCGCGCGGGGAACGCCTCGCGCTTAAAGGGCCAGCGCACCTTGGGCGGGTTCTTAAAGGGCCAGCATAACTCTTGCTCAGTTCTTAAAGGGCTAGCGCACCTTGGGTGGGTTCTTAAAGGGCCAGCATAACTCTTGCTGAGTTCTTAAAGGGCTAGCGCACCTTGGGTGGGTTCTTAAAGGGCCAGTACACCTCGCGCTGAGCTCTTAAAGGGCCAGCATACCTGGCTGCCCGTGCTGGGggtgagggcagggacagcccctgagctgcccagggcagagctgggcaggagtCGCTGTTTGCCCAGCCTGGGTCAGGGTGTAGAGAGCCCGGCTtggggcacagccagcctgggatggatttgggattcGTCACCGGGATGCTGCTGTCTGAGCCCAGATCCATTGATCCTGCTGTTGTATAAAAGTGGATTCTTtttcccactgccacagccagAAGGGAAAGATCCCAGTCCCAAACGTTGTCCCCAGCGACGCCCTGGTGCaaggggcagctgctggctgtgtgtgcaTGGAGGACTCTCATCCTCTGAAACTTCCCTGCGTGCCCTTAGTGTTGtgattggttttgttttttttttctggttgaaATTTCCCTATGGAAATCAATCAAAGGCTTGATTCAGTAAATCAATTAAAGGTCTGATTCACTTGGGAGCAAATCCAAATTACTGCCTGGGAATGTCGAGGTGGTAAACAAACAATTCATTAAATGTGGTAGTTGGAAGGTGGCTGTGAGAAAGCGTTTCCtagctcctgctctgcccacggtgacagtttgttttttaaattaatgagaGCACTGGCCTGGGGCTGCCGGCATCCCTGGGGCTGATGGACGGGTGTGCCAGCTCGATGCCTCATCTGTTTTCTAAGAGTAAattggaatattaaaaattcatcCTTCCCCTTGGCTTGTGCCTGCTCCCAGCATTTTAAGTAACGGGGTGATTGACTCAGGGAGGACGTTTTGTTCTGCTGACTGTGGCTGCAGTATCCATCACCCTTTGCCTGTGTCCCTCTGTGGTGCAGCATCTCCAGCTGGCTCCCGGTGCCATGGAGTGTCCACGGGCACAGCGCTGCTGCAGAAACAGCCTCGGGCCCCTCCGTGCCTGACACAGCAGGGATCAGCCCCATTCTCCAGGGACaaacagcaggagcacagggaaaaccTGCTTGGGGACAGTcgtgctgtccctgtgccagctccctgcccagggcccCGTGCTGGGGCTTGGTGAAATTCCATGTGGCCACAACAGTGATGGGAGACCCTGAGCCATCGCTCTGGTGGGACATTGGGAGagtggctgtgagcagggagggagtTTAACAGGAGCAGGTTTTTCCAGGGCTGTTGGCTGAGGTTGGAGTGAAGGGTTTTGGGGCAGGGTTGGTCTCCTCATGGCCCTGGTGTGACCtttccctccaggagctgccatgGCCCACAGCCGCTCTCGGAAGCGATCGCGGAGCAGGAGCGGTTcttggagcaggcaggagaggaaggagaagaaaaggaggaagagcagcaaggACTcgctgcagggcagcagctctccGCCGAGGAAGAGGATCTCTGGCTCTCACGGACACAAGTCGAGcttggcagcagccagggaaggtgGGGGAAGGCCCCTGAGGCTGTGCTTTCACCACATTTCCCTGGGGCAGGTGCAGAGAGGGCCCAGGGGGGAGAAGAGGGCCCCTGATTTTATTGGTGTCTGTCACCTTGTCCTGCACTTTATGCCCACTGTGGTCCCACCTGGGACCACAGAGCATCCTGGGTTGAACGTGGGCACAGAGGAGAATTCCAGGCAGGAAAGAAACCAGGCTGGGAGGGGGGATAAACCAACATCTCTGCTGTGGCAGGGTCAGGGCTGCTCCACTCACCCTCTTCTTGTGTATTgcagaaaagaagaaggaaggaaaggacaaaaagaagaagaaggcCAGTACCTCCTCCTCTGGGACATCTTCATCCACCAGctcttcctcatcttcctcttcctccagctcctcttctGATGAATCCAGTGACAGTGACTCCAAAACGAAGAAGAGtcaagacagcaaaaaaaagcgagtgaaacagaaagacaaaaagaagaggaagaagaagaagaaaaaaataaagaagaaatcaaagaagAAGGCAAAGGAGAAGGCTAAGGAGGAGAAAGCCAAGGGAGAAGAGGTGCCCGGCCCCTCACTGGAGCAGTGGCAGAAGGAGTCAGGGGTGGACTCTGGGCCAGGTAACAATGCTCTTTCCctcctgctggagcctgtgCACACAGGAATTGTCCTGGTCCCTTTCCCTGTAGGGTGTGAGGGAAGCAGGGCTGGGTACAGGGAGGAGCCCCAGGCTCTCCTCTCTCCTACATACAGTGCCCACCTTTCAGAGATTGATTTGTAAAGTGTTAGGATGTAGTTTATAGACGTGAGGGGGGAACAAAGAGGTCAGATGGAAGGACACAGTCAGCAGTAATGTCCTGGCAAAGCTGCCCCTGGCTTTGGGAGGTGAAATGTCCCTTTCTTTGCGTGGTTTGTCACCATACCCCGAGTACCACCGGGAATGGGGTGTGGAATGTTGTCTGTGAGCTGAAGCCCTGGTGCTGTGccctctcctggagcacagctctgacTGAGCACTGCATTCCAGCTCTGACAGATGAACAGAAATCCCGGATCCAGGCCATGAAGCCAATGACAAAGGAGGAGTGGGACGCGAGGCAGAGTGTCATAAGGAGAGTGGTGGATCCTGAAACGGGGAGAACCAGGTATGACCCTGGGGAACAGGGAGGTGGATTGtccattcccatccctgctgagTGGGCTGGAGGATGCTGTCCATGGCACTGCAGCACCACACCCGGACCCAGGCCCCCTTCAGCAGCAAAGGCCTGAGCCAACCCCTCACAGGTCCCCCCTCATCAGGTCTGGTGTGACTTACCCAGAAAGTGACACCAAATCATTGAATTGTGCTGGGGATCCACACAAGGCTGTGTCCCAGTATCCCACTGCTGCATCCACTTACCTTTCAGCTCCAAAGCCCTGAGTTAACACCCAGGTGGGAATGAGGAGCATGTGCCCTGTGGGGTTACAGACAGCAATCAAACCCAAGTTCATTTAGCTGCCAAATAGAAATGACCCAGTTTTTAATAAACTGCATCCTCTCAGCAAGCAGAAAACGTCATGCTGAAGAGAATTGGGTATGACAAGTCCAGCCTTAAAATAGAAGGcagcctgcagggctcagggaggtGTGGAACAAAGGTCGGTTCCCTGTAAGGCACGTAATGAAGACaattaaatttctgttcatGTTTGGAGGTGTGAGCCACCTCCGACACCGCTTGGAATTTGCTCAGCAAGATgctccctggcctggctgcatTTCAGGCCCAAACTGGCTCCTGTTCCTGAATGGCTTTGCAGTTTCCTAGGGCAGCCAGGATCACAcctaaactgtattttaaaaaaaagaggttttgcaTGGGTTTGGGCACTGTGGATTGCAGGGTGACGGGGGTGCTTTTATTAGGAGTGTTTTCCTGTGTCAGTGTGACTGACTGCACACAGCAGGCAGTGcccacagcctggggcagggccagctggcCCTCACTTCTCGGGGGAGCACTCCTGTCCTTGCTGCAGCGTGGTGACATTAATCCCATGGGAGCTATGGCAAAGCCTGCTGTGCTGTTTAAGCTTGATACAAAAACAGTGTCACAAAATTCAATGTCAGGGGTGGGTCAGCTCTGGCCTTGCCTGGAGGCTCATCAGCCCAGCAcctttgcagctgcaggaacTTGCCAGTCCCCTCATGGCTCCTGGGCCTCTGCTTGTCTTGCAGGCTCATTAAAGGGGACGGGGAAGTCCTGGAAGAAATCGTCAGCAAGGAGAGACACAAGGAGATTAACAAGGTAGTGGGAACATGAGCTGCACAGGgggtggctgggcacagccagggagctgctgcacccAGAGGGGTTTTGTTTCCACCCTGGGACAAGCTGAgtcctggcagcactgccagggccccggggtggtgctggtggtcctgggcagggagagctgtgagCGCTGTGTCTCCCTTGCAGCAAGCCACACGTGGGGATGGGCTGGCCTTCCAGGTGAGGACGGGGATGCTGCAGTGAGGGCAGGCAccagccagcccaggagcccgtcctgctgcccctgccagcccaggggagccTCTGCCTCTGGAGCACACAGACAGCACCGTGTCAAGATGTTCCCCAGCGgccctttccagctgctctgtaagTTACTGACTGGGAAGGAGAGCAACTTTAGTGGTTCATCTCCCAGTAAACAGcttctcccctccctgtcccagcccaggccagTGTGGCTGTAAGGGACCTGAGCCTTTGCCCAATGCTCCTCTGGatgctggaggagctcagcagcacccaggggacAGACTCGAGGGTGCCGAGCACCTCAGGGTGCTCTGGGCTTTTGGGGGACAGGAGCCAATGCTGTGGCCAGGACAGGGGGTGTACCAGGGCCACAAAGCACAGCTGGCTGCCACGTCTTCCCTCCAGGGGCTGCCCATGGCCCTTTCCTTGCTGGATCTGGCTCACAGCCCTTTGCACTCACTGACCCTGCTCagagaggagaggctgtggctctgctcaggctgcagctcctctgcacctGAGTACCACCCTCCACTGTGCCCCAGGGCTCCTCCCAGCCTTCCTGCAGCTTCATCTCCTTGGGTAGGGGAGCACTGACCTGGCACACTGCGCTGACATCTGTGCAGGTGTGGCTTTGCCttgctctctgctcctgcatGCAGCTCGTGTcccttccccacagcacaggtgctggggctctgggctTCTCAGGGCCCGGGGCTGCTCtgaagcaaacacagcagctttttCCCTTGCTGCAAAGTCCATAAATCTGTATAAAAGTCCATACAAAgtgtataaaagaaaaagacaaatggGTCCTGCAGGACTGATCTCCACAGAGGGTTTTTCCACGTTCTGTTCAATGGCTGTAACCCCATTAAACTGGCACCTGCTCACATTTTATGACTTGGTCCATTTCTAGAGCATTCCCCCCACCCcaacaaaaagcagagaagagcCTTCCCATTTCTTTAATCTGTGTAACTCACAATGATACTGTACACAAAGCACACCAGGCATTGGAACGATGCACTAACagcaaggaggagaaggaagttGTACAGAAGGTTTGCCACACACACGCGAGTCGTCGGCACGGCGCTGCACACGCGGGGCGTCCCCCCGCTGGCTCCCCACGCAACAGCTGGTACCCCTAGAgcaattttttataaataaaatataactaACATCGTTGGAATATAAAATTGACAGTCGAGGGTATCAacaggcagaggaaagggaCCGTAAGGCTTCTAGAACTAACAGGAAATGCAGCAAACAGTGGCGATACCTGAAgaaggggctgctgcagcaagcACGGCGGCTGCTGGGCGGGCAGGAGGGAGGGTGGTGGTGACCCTTTGGCTGATTTCTGCTCTGGGCTCGTGCCCCCGACACTGTAAACGGTTTTTGGTATTAGGATTTCGCCTCATCTGACTGAGTGATCTGAGCAAACCCAGGAAAACGACTCGGAGGGCATGCACGGGCTCCTCTcacggggtttttttttcttttaaaagattttaaagggACAGCGTCAGGTAGAAAGTCTGGCCTAAGGGTGCAGTAAtataaaaagctgcttttcataAAAAATCTGAGCTCCACAGCAGAGTTTGATTCCCATGGAAACGGAAAAGCAACCCCAAAGCCCGAGGCTGTGTTGTGCTGATGTGCAGAACAGACGTGGGCTGTCACCGAGGGCTGCCCAGACAACGGCCGAGGGAGGAGGACAAGGGACTTCCCATTCTCTcctttcaaagcaaacaaattacTCGAAACAAGGATAAATTAGGTCTTTACCCTGACAGTGCCCCTTTAGTAAGGATGGAATATACATTCATCTTTCCCTCACCACGTCCAAACGGATCCTCTTCCATACACGTGGAAAGGCATCGGGTCACATGCATTGCTCTCCAAAACAGCTCGGGACAAACAGGTTATAAACACAGAGTGAAACTATTGCTATTGTTCTGTGAGAGTTGATCTCTGCTTCAGAGGGATGAGTGCCAGATGGGGGCGGCTGAGGATTGAGCGATGGAGACGGGGATGGACTGAGTCAGTGAAGAAAAACTTACTGGCATTATTTCCTGGTAACTACACCCACCTCCCAGGGTATTATTGCAGCAATAAAGGTCCTGCTCTACAATTGCTTCTCCGTGTTGGATCCGTACAATGGCAACGGACGGGGGGCCAAGGAAAGGACCCGGGCAAGGTTCAAGAAGCTCAACAAAGGATGAGGACGGAGGTGCTGTGATTGTCAGGCTAACTGGTTAGGAGCTGTTCAAAACATGAAGTGATGGAGAGGGTGAGTATCATATTGCACTTCTGCATTCATTGACAGTTACATTAAACTTGGTCCataaaataattgctttgtACATAATGCCTGAAACAAAAagctacattttttaaatattaataaaccCTGAAGGTTCCAGTCCCtccagacatttttttttcctctacataaataaataactttcaGTTTTATATATCCACTTTTTAAGTTGAACATTTACATTCGCCTCTGTTTTACACTATCTACACATAAGAAAATGTGAACATCTCATCAACACTGGAAAATGTACAGATCATGCCTCGGTTCTGGACTTGGAGGAAAAGTGAATTTTGCAAAGGCCATATCCAaatttgcagaaattatttagtGATGTGGTTTGGTGACTTCACAGGATGGATTGTGGCTTGGCTTCCTACTCAGATGGCATCTGTTTGATAGAACATTCGACTAGCAAAAAGCTGGGTCAAATTCACATTGTTTTCAAACCCAGTAAAAGCTCTGGATGTACATTCAGAAGAGAGCCAAGCTGAGTCAGCAGAAAGGGAAGTCAGTTTCCGGTAACAAAAAGTCATCAGGTACATTCTGTAATTAGATAATCACCAAAGAGAAGTGGTTAAACATTTTGCAGTCGGGTCTGAGCGCTCCAGGGGCTCGGATGCCGGTGGCAGCTCCgcactgtccctgctctgcctcgGCCTGGACCCTCCACACCACGAGCACATGAGTTGGATGAGTTGGATTTGTCTACCGTGGCCCAGAGGCAGTGAGCAGAGCAGCGTTCACAGTGCTGTGT
It encodes the following:
- the ARL6IP4 gene encoding ADP-ribosylation factor-like protein 6-interacting protein 4 encodes the protein MAHSRSRKRSRSRSGSWSRQERKEKKRRKSSKDSLQGSSSPPRKRISGSHGHKSSLAAAREEKKKEGKDKKKKKASTSSSGTSSSTSSSSSSSSSSSSSDESSDSDSKTKKSQDSKKKRVKQKDKKKRKKKKKKIKKKSKKKAKEKAKEEKAKGEEVPGPSLEQWQKESGVDSGPALTDEQKSRIQAMKPMTKEEWDARQSVIRRVVDPETGRTRLIKGDGEVLEEIVSKERHKEINKQATRGDGLAFQVRTGMLQ